A stretch of the Acanthopagrus latus isolate v.2019 chromosome 9, fAcaLat1.1, whole genome shotgun sequence genome encodes the following:
- the LOC119026426 gene encoding olfactory receptor 4D1-like, producing the protein MKNSTEVLSFVLAAYGNIGELKYLYFCIMLLWYLSICVANTAVIMVIFMDTTLHEPMYILLCNLLANEIGVSTALYPFIMSQMFSDTHEVTLPWCFLQICCLTTSASIEFCSLAAMAYDRYVAICCPLHYNVIMNARRVGTITVVVWMYSFVNSLFSFSFVIRLKFCGNVIDKLFCDQHLTIKLACSVSVLSKVSNRLYPFVTIVMPFSLISVSYVKILVVCRNTSEESRQKAVTTCTPQIVSISILFIGLIFHISVARFDVALVSDKAHIFLTLCFLIYQPMLTPIMYGFKLPKIKHSLKRFLFNRK; encoded by the coding sequence atgaagaaCTCAACTgaggttttgtcttttgtgctAGCAGCCTATGGTAATATTGGAGAATTAAAATACCTGTATTTCTGCATAATGCTGTTATGGTACCTCTCCATATGTGTCGCCAACACAGCTGTTATCATGGTCATATTTATGGACACAACGTTACATGAACCGATGTATATTTTACTGTGTAATTTGCTTGCAAATGAAATTGGTGTCAGCACAGCACTGTATCCTTTTATAATgtcacagatgttttcagacaCCCATGAAGTGACCCTGCCGTGGTGTTTTCTGCAGATTTGTTGTCTTACCACATCTGCTTCTATTGAGTTTTGTAGTTTAGCAGCCATGGCCTATGACAGATATGTTGCCATCTGTTGTCCTTTACACTACAATGTCATAATGAACGCAAGACGAGTAGGTACCATCACTGTTGTTGTATGGATGTATTCATTTGTTAATAGtttgttctcattttcttttgtcattcGTTTGAaattttgtggaaatgtcatTGACAAGTTGTTTTGTGACCAGCACTTAACAATTAAACTTGCCTGTTCAGTTTCAGTACTCAGCAAAGTATCTAACCGGCTTTATCCCTTTGTGACTATTGTTATGCCATTTAGTCTCATTTCAGTCTCTTACGTGAAGATTTTGGTCGTTTGTCGGAACACCTCTGAAGAAAGCAGGCAAAAAGCTGTCACCACCTGCACACCTCAGATTGtttcaatttcaattttgtTTATTGGCCTTATTTTCCATATTTCTGTTGCCAGGTTTGATGTGGCTCTTGTGTCAGATAAAGCACACATTTTCCTGACACTGTGTTTTCTCATCTACCAACCTATGCTCACCCCCATTATGTATGGATTTAAACTACcaaagataaaacattcattgAAAAGATTTCTgttcaacagaaaataa